GTCGGCGTCCAGCGCCTCGATGCCCAGCCCGAGGTTGTGGATCTCGAGCCGCTTGTTCGGCCCGACGCCGCGCACGCCCTTGTGGATGTTGTAGGTGGCCACGCGCAGCACATGGGCAGGGTGCAGCGAGGTGCTGGCGAAGCGCATCGGTCGCGTGGCCGGGGGCGTCATGGCGTCATGAACCGGGGCAGTTGCAGGATGGCCTCGGCATTCGATGGCGAGAAGCAGCGGTCGGCGGCTTCTCGCCACGGCAGCCAGAGGCTGTGCAGGTGCTCGCGCGGGGCCAGCGTGACGTGCACGTCGCGCGGCACGCGCAGCCCGAAGACATGCTCGGTGTTGTGCAGCACGCCCGGCTCGTAGCGGTGCTGCCACTGCGGGTAGATCTGGTAGATGTTCGACAGGTGCCAGTTGCGCAGGAAAGCCCGCGGCACCTCGGGCGAGCCGATCACGATCCCCGTTTCCTCGGCAACCTCGCGCACGGCCGTCTGCTCCAGATCTTCTTCCACGCTGTCCTTCGAGCCCGTCACACTTTGCCAGAAGCCCGGCCGGTCGGCGCGCTCGATCAGCAGCACCTCGAGGTCGGACGTGTGGATCACGACGAGGACGGATTCGGGGATCTTGTAGGGACGATCCATCACGGGGCAATCGTCGTTCCTGAAGGAAAAAGAGCGCGGATGAACCGCGCCCTTTCATTCTGCCGCAGCACCGTGCTATGCGGCGGCCTGGGGATTGCGCAGGCGGATGTGCAGCTCGCGCAGCTGCTTCTCGTCGACGGGACCGGGCGCGCCGGTGAGCAGGTCCTGCGCCCGCTGGGTCTTGGGGAATGCGATGACGTCACGGATGCTCTCGGCGCCGGTCATCAGCGTGACGATGCGGTCCAGGCCGAAGGCCAGGCCGCCGTGCGGCGGCGCGCCGTACTGCAGCGCGTCGAGGAGAAAGCCGAACTTGAGCTGCGCCTCCTCCGCGCCGATCTTGAGCGCATCGAACACCTTGCTCTGCACGTCGGCGCGGTGGATGCGCACCGAGCCTCCGCCCAGCTCCCAGCCGTTGAGCACCATGTCGTAGGCCTTGGCGATGCAGGCGCCGGGGTCGCTGTCCATCAGGTCCTCGTGGCCGTCCTTCGGCGCGGTGAACGGATGGTGCACCGCATTCCAGCGCTGGCCTTCCTCGTCGTACTCGAACATCGGGAAGTCGACCACCCACAGCGGCGCCCACTTGTCCTCGAACAGGCCGCTGGCGCGGCCGAACTCGCTGTGGCCGATCTTGATGCGCAGCGCGCCGAGCGCGTCGTTGACCACCTTCTCCTTGTCGGCGCCGAAGAAGATCACGTCGCCCGGCTGTGCGCCGGTGCGCCTGAGCACTTCGTTGAGTGCCGCATCGTGCAGGTTCTTGACGATGGGCGACTGCAGGCCCTCGCGGCCCTTGGACAGGTCGTTGACCTTGATCCAGGCCAGGCCCTTCGCGCCGTAGATCTTGACGAACTCGGTGTAGCCGTCGATCTCGCCGCGGCTCATCTCGCCGCCCTTGGGCACGCGCAACGCCGCCACGCGGCCGCCCTTGGTGGTGGCCGGCGTCGAGAAGACCTTGAAGTCGACGTCCTTCATCACGTCGGTGAGCTCGGTGAATTCGAGCCTGACGCGCAGGTCGGGCTTGTCCGAGCCGTAGCGGTGCATGGCCTCGGCGTACAGCATCACCGGGAAGGCGGGCAGCTCGACGCCGATGGTCTTCTGGAACACCGTGCGGATCATGCGCTCGAACATCGAGCGGATCTCCTCCTCGCTGAGGAAGCTGGTCTCGATGTCGATCTGCGTGAACTCGGGCTGGCGGTCGGCGCGCAGGTCCTCGTCGCGGAAGCACTTGGTGATCTGGTAGTAGCGGTCGAAGCCCGCGACCATGAGCAGCTGCTTGAACAGCTGCGGCGACTGCGGCAGCGCGAAGAACATGCCTTCGTTGACGCGGCTGGGCACCAGGTAGTCGCGTGCACCCTCGGGCGTGCTCTTGGTCAGCATCGGCGTCTCGATGTCGATGAAGCCGTGCTCGTCGAGGAACTTGCGCACCTCCATCGCGACGCGGTAGCGAAGCATCATGTTCTTCTGCATCGTCGGGCGGCGCAGGTCGAGCACGCGGTGCGTGAGCCGCGTGGTCTCCGACAGGTTCTCGTCGTCGAGCTGGAACGGCGGCGTGACGCTGGGGTTCAGCACCTCGAGTTCGTGGCACAGAACCTCGATCCTGCCGCTGGTGAGGTTGGCGTTCTCCGTGCCGGCCGGGCGGGCGCGCACCTTGCCGATCACCTTGAGGCAGAACTCGTTGCGCACGCCCTCGGCGGTCTTGAACATCTCGGGGCGGTCGGGGTCGCAGACGATCTGCACCAGGCCTTCTCGGTCGCGAAGGTCGATGAAGATGACGCCGCCGTGATCGCGCCGGCGATGGGCCCAGCCCATCAGCGTCACGGTCTGGCCCATCAGCGCTTCGCTGACCAGGCCGCAGTAGGTTGTTCTCATGAAATCACTCCAGTCTCGTGTTCTTGTCGCCGACCGCGGAACGGGCCGGCTGCGATGGGGCGCTGGCAGGCTGTGTCGCAAGCCCTGACGGTTGAGCGGGTGCCGCGCCGCTCAACCGCGTTGATTTCGCGCGATGACGGCGGGTTCCGCCTTGGTCACCACGGGCACCGGCGGCGCGACGACACCCATCGAGATGATGTACTTGAGCGCCTCGTCCACGCTCATCGTGAGCTCGATGATGTCCTTGCGCGGCACCATCAGGAAAAAGCCCGAGGTGGGATTGGGGGTCGTGGGCACGTACAGGCTGAGATAGTCGCCGCGAAGGTGTTCGCCGGCCTCGCCGCCCGGCTTGCCGGTGACGAATGCGATCGTCCACGAGCCCTCGCGCGGGTACTGCACCAGCACCGCTTCACGAAACGCGTTGCCGCTGCTCGAGAACAGGGTGTCGGACACCTGCTTCACCGAGCTGTAGATCGACTTGACGATCGGGATCTGGTTGAGGATCTTGCTGCCCTGGCGCAGCGCCCACTGGCCCGCCATGTTGGTGGCGAACACGCCGGTCAGCACCAGGCCGGCGAACATCACGATGACGCCCAGGCCGGGGATGCTCTTGAGCATCTCGAGCAGCGGCGTGGCGGCGCCGGGCAGCACCGCCTGGCCGGCGGTCAGCAGCGCGGCGAACACGCCGTCGAGCATGCCGAGGATCGCGTGCAGCACCCAGATCGTGATGGCCAGCGGCAACCACACCAGCAGGCCGGCGAGCAGGTATTTCTTCACATCGATCCCGGGAAGACGACGCTGCTCAGTGGCACGCGCAGGCGCTGCCGCAGCCGCCGCTCGACGCGGTGCCGCTGTCGCTCGCCGCGGCGGGCGCGGGCGAGGATGCGGGAGCAGCGGGCGTGGCGGCAGCGGCGTCGGCCGGCTTGCCGGTCTCAGGCTTGGCATCGGGCTTGGAGGCGCCGTTGCCGCCGCGGAAATCGGTGACGTACCAGCCCGAGCCCTTCAGCTGGAAGCCGGCCGCGGTGAGCTGCTTCTGGAAGGTGGCGGCGCCACACGCCGGGCATACGGACAAGAGCGGATCCGAGACCTTCTGCAGCACGTCCTTCGCGTGGCCGCACGAGGCGCAGCGATAAGCGTAAATCGGCATGGCTAAGCCCTTGATTCAAAACGTGAAATTATAAGGGGGCGGGGGTCCCCGCCCGGCCCTCATCCATATGAAGGCGCCCGCCTAGGCCTTCAAGCCCGCGACTTGTTGCCGTGCTTCGTGCCGGTTCCTCAGCATCTGGGGCGCCAGCGAGCCGAGGATCATGCCGGCGAAGGCGGCGATCAGACCGGCGAGCTGCCCCGGGAAGCTCTTGCCCAGCTCGCTCACCTGCGGGAAGAACAGCAGCCAGGTGCCGATGCCGGCGGCCAGCGACACCACCGCGCCCTGCGTGGTCGCGCGCTTCCAGTACAGGCCCATCACCAGCGGGACGAAGGCGCCGACCAGCGTCACCTGGTAGGCCGAGGACACCAGGTCATAGATGGGCGTGCCCTTCATCGCGATCGCGTAAGCGAGCACGAGCACCGCGAACACCACGATCGTGCAGCGCATCGCGAACAGCTGCTGCTTGTCCGTCATGCGCGGACGCAGGTTCTTCAGGATGTTCTCGACGAAGCTGGTGCTGGGCGCGAGCAAGGTTGCCGACGAGGTGCTCTTGATGGCGGACAGCAGCGCTCCGAAGAACAGGATTTGCATGACCAGCGGCATCTTCGTCAGCACGAAGGTCGGCAGCAGGCGCTGGTAGTCGTTCTTGGCGAGGTCCATCGCGCTGGAGCCCATGACGACGACCGCGCAGGCCACGACGAACATCGGCACGAAGGCGAACAGGATGTAGCTGAAGCCGCCGATGGCCGCGCCGTTGCGTGCCGTCTCGGCACTGCGCGCCGACATGACGCGCTGGAACACGTCCTGCTGCGGGATGCTGCCCAGCATCATCGTGAGGCCCGCGGCGATGAAGAACGCGATGTCGGTGAAGGTGGGCGGCGGCAGGAAGTTCCAGAGGTTGGCCTGCGTCGCCATGTCGAACACCTTGCCGGCGCCGCCGGCCAGGTCGGCCGAGAAGATCGCGATGACGGACAGGCCGATGACCAGCACGATCATCTGGATGAAGTCGGTCCAGGCCACCGCGAGGAAGCCGCCGATCACCACATAGACCAGCACGGCCAGCGTGCCGACGATCATGCCGGTCGTCTCGGACATCGCGCCATCGGTCAGCACCGAGAACACCAGCCCGAGCGCGGTGATCTGGGCCGCCACCCAGCCGAGGTAGCTGAGGATGATGGCCACCGAGCAGAACACCTCGACGCCCTTGCCGAAGCGCTGGCGGTAGAAGTCGCCGATGGTCAGCAGGTTCTGCTTGTACAGCCGCGCCGCGAAGAACAGCCCGACCAGGATCAGGCAGGTGCCGGCGCCGAACGGATCCTCGACGATGGAATTGAGCCCGCCCTGCACGAACTTCGCCGGGATTCCCATCACCGTCTCGGCGCCGAACCACGTGGCGAAGGTAGTGGTCACCACCATGATCAGCGGCAGGCGACGCCCCGCGATCGCGAAATCGCTGGTGTTCTTGATGCGGGTGCCGGCCCAGACGCCGAGCGCGAGCGTGCCCAGCAGGTACAGCACCACGAAAGTGATCAGGATGAGGTTCATGCGGCGTTGGTCTGGAGGTCTGACGATGTGGACGGCGCGAACCCCGCGGTGCGGACATCCGCGCCCCCACGCGGCAAGCATCGATTATCCGCGCCAAGGCGCGCCCGGCTAGAACCGCGCGACGTAGACCGCGAAACCCAGCACGGCGGCGACCACCACGAGCGACATCGCGCGCAGCAGCCGGTTGGTGCGCCGCTGCTCGATCAGCAGGCCCTCCAGCATGCGCTGCTCGGACAGCGACCGCGGCTGCAGCGCCTGGTGCACCAGCCTCGGCAGCTCCGGCAGCAGCTGCACGTAGCGCGGGCCTTCCTTCTGCAGGCGCTCGACGAAGCCGCGCCAGCCGATCTGGTCGTTCATCCAGCGCTCGAGAAAGGGCTTGGCGGTGCTCCACAGGTCGAGCTCGGGATCGAGCTGGCGCCCCAGTCCCTCGATGTTGAGCAGCGTCTTCTGCAGCAGCACGAGCTGCGGCTGGATCTCGACGTTGAAGCGGCGCGAGGCCTGGAACAGGCGCAGCAGCACCTGGCCCAGGGAGATGTCCTTCAGCGGCCGGTCGAAGTGCGGCTCGCACACCGTGCGAATGGCGCCCTCCAGCTCGTCGACCCGGGTGGTGGGCGGCACCCAGCCGCTCTCGACGTGCAGCTCGGCGACGCGCTTGTAGTCGCGGCGGAAGAACGCGACGAAGTTCTGCGCCAGGTATTCCTTGTCGTATTCGGTCAGCGTGCCGACGATGCCGAAGTCGAGGGCGATGTAGCGCCCGAAGGTGGCCGGAGCGATGCTGACCTGGATGTTCCCGGGGTGCATGTCGGCGTGGAAGAACCCGTCGCGGAACACCTGCGTGAAGAAGATCGTCACGCCGTCGCGCGCCAGCTTGGGGATGTCGACACCCGACTCGCGCAGGCGCTGCGTCTGGCTGATCGGCACGCCGTGCATGCGCTCCATGACGATCACGTTGGGCGTGCACAGATCCCAGTACATCTCGGGGATCATCACCAGCGCCAGCCCTTCCATGTTGCGCCGCAGCTCGGCCGCGTTCGCCGCCTCGCGCACCAGGTCGAGTTCGTCGTGCAGGTAGACGTCGAACTCGGCAACCACCTCGCGCGGCTTCAGCCGGCGCGCGTCGGCGCTGAAGCGCTCGACCCAGCGCGCCAGCGTGCGCATCAGCGACAGGTCGTCGTCGATCACCTC
The Piscinibacter sp. XHJ-5 DNA segment above includes these coding regions:
- the nudB gene encoding dihydroneopterin triphosphate diphosphatase, which codes for MDRPYKIPESVLVVIHTSDLEVLLIERADRPGFWQSVTGSKDSVEEDLEQTAVREVAEETGIVIGSPEVPRAFLRNWHLSNIYQIYPQWQHRYEPGVLHNTEHVFGLRVPRDVHVTLAPREHLHSLWLPWREAADRCFSPSNAEAILQLPRFMTP
- the aspS gene encoding aspartate--tRNA ligase, yielding MRTTYCGLVSEALMGQTVTLMGWAHRRRDHGGVIFIDLRDREGLVQIVCDPDRPEMFKTAEGVRNEFCLKVIGKVRARPAGTENANLTSGRIEVLCHELEVLNPSVTPPFQLDDENLSETTRLTHRVLDLRRPTMQKNMMLRYRVAMEVRKFLDEHGFIDIETPMLTKSTPEGARDYLVPSRVNEGMFFALPQSPQLFKQLLMVAGFDRYYQITKCFRDEDLRADRQPEFTQIDIETSFLSEEEIRSMFERMIRTVFQKTIGVELPAFPVMLYAEAMHRYGSDKPDLRVRLEFTELTDVMKDVDFKVFSTPATTKGGRVAALRVPKGGEMSRGEIDGYTEFVKIYGAKGLAWIKVNDLSKGREGLQSPIVKNLHDAALNEVLRRTGAQPGDVIFFGADKEKVVNDALGALRIKIGHSEFGRASGLFEDKWAPLWVVDFPMFEYDEEGQRWNAVHHPFTAPKDGHEDLMDSDPGACIAKAYDMVLNGWELGGGSVRIHRADVQSKVFDALKIGAEEAQLKFGFLLDALQYGAPPHGGLAFGLDRIVTLMTGAESIRDVIAFPKTQRAQDLLTGAPGPVDEKQLRELHIRLRNPQAAA
- a CDS encoding DUF502 domain-containing protein; translation: MKKYLLAGLLVWLPLAITIWVLHAILGMLDGVFAALLTAGQAVLPGAATPLLEMLKSIPGLGVIVMFAGLVLTGVFATNMAGQWALRQGSKILNQIPIVKSIYSSVKQVSDTLFSSSGNAFREAVLVQYPREGSWTIAFVTGKPGGEAGEHLRGDYLSLYVPTTPNPTSGFFLMVPRKDIIELTMSVDEALKYIISMGVVAPPVPVVTKAEPAVIARNQRG
- a CDS encoding FmdB family zinc ribbon protein produces the protein MPIYAYRCASCGHAKDVLQKVSDPLLSVCPACGAATFQKQLTAAGFQLKGSGWYVTDFRGGNGASKPDAKPETGKPADAAAATPAAPASSPAPAAASDSGTASSGGCGSACACH
- a CDS encoding sodium:solute symporter family protein, whose protein sequence is MNLILITFVVLYLLGTLALGVWAGTRIKNTSDFAIAGRRLPLIMVVTTTFATWFGAETVMGIPAKFVQGGLNSIVEDPFGAGTCLILVGLFFAARLYKQNLLTIGDFYRQRFGKGVEVFCSVAIILSYLGWVAAQITALGLVFSVLTDGAMSETTGMIVGTLAVLVYVVIGGFLAVAWTDFIQMIVLVIGLSVIAIFSADLAGGAGKVFDMATQANLWNFLPPPTFTDIAFFIAAGLTMMLGSIPQQDVFQRVMSARSAETARNGAAIGGFSYILFAFVPMFVVACAVVVMGSSAMDLAKNDYQRLLPTFVLTKMPLVMQILFFGALLSAIKSTSSATLLAPSTSFVENILKNLRPRMTDKQQLFAMRCTIVVFAVLVLAYAIAMKGTPIYDLVSSAYQVTLVGAFVPLVMGLYWKRATTQGAVVSLAAGIGTWLLFFPQVSELGKSFPGQLAGLIAAFAGMILGSLAPQMLRNRHEARQQVAGLKA
- the ubiB gene encoding ubiquinone biosynthesis regulatory protein kinase UbiB; this encodes MRHLARLVFIVFTVLRFGLDELALSGFRQRRVRLLVRLLTVGRSLDVARGVRLRLALETLGPIFVKFGQVLSTRRDLLPADVANELALLQDRVPPFPAEQARVLVERAFGKPLAAVFARFDPEPVASASIAQVHFATLLDGRDVAVKVLRPGMLEVIDDDLSLMRTLARWVERFSADARRLKPREVVAEFDVYLHDELDLVREAANAAELRRNMEGLALVMIPEMYWDLCTPNVIVMERMHGVPISQTQRLRESGVDIPKLARDGVTIFFTQVFRDGFFHADMHPGNIQVSIAPATFGRYIALDFGIVGTLTEYDKEYLAQNFVAFFRRDYKRVAELHVESGWVPPTTRVDELEGAIRTVCEPHFDRPLKDISLGQVLLRLFQASRRFNVEIQPQLVLLQKTLLNIEGLGRQLDPELDLWSTAKPFLERWMNDQIGWRGFVERLQKEGPRYVQLLPELPRLVHQALQPRSLSEQRMLEGLLIEQRRTNRLLRAMSLVVVAAVLGFAVYVARF